In the Primulina eburnea isolate SZY01 chromosome 15, ASM2296580v1, whole genome shotgun sequence genome, TTTCAGAAGCACACCATTACAGGGCTACAACCAGCCCGAAGATCAGTCCAACTCTGAACAGAACACCGCTTCTAACTCTTCTGATAGTTGCTCTCCCACCGTGAACTCGCAGCACATTGTTGACACACAACAAAACCACAAAAAGGACCCCAATTTGCCAGCCCTCACCAGTCCCAGGAAAGAGAGTGTCATGAACCGTGGTGCTAATAATCAAGCTTACTTTGTGTTAGGTCACAAGACTCCTAATATCCGAGATCTCTACACACTTGGGCGTAAATTAGGACAAGGCCAGTTTGGCACTACCTTTTTGTGCACTGAGTTGTCGACAGGCATTGAATATGCTTGCAAATCTATATCAAAAAGGAAGCTTATTTCCAGAGAAGATGTTGAAGATGTGAGAAGGGAGATTCAGATCATGCACCATCTGGCTGGTCACAAGAACATAGTCACCATCATAGGGGCATACGAAGACCCCCTTTATGTTCACATTGTGATGGAGCTTTGTGCTGGTGGTGAATTGTTCGACCGCATAATACAAAGGGGGCACTACAGCGAAAGAAAGGCGGCTGAACTGACTAAGATCGTTGTAGGAGTCGTGGAGGCTTGCCATTCACTTGGGGTTATGCATAGAGATCTTAAACCGGAGAACTTTTTGTTGGTCAATAAAGATGATGATTTCTCTCTTAAAGCAATTGATTTTGGTCTATCTGTTTTCTTCAAGCCAGGTATACTCTAGAATACTTATTTGATAGTTTTATGACTTTATCCTTGTGTTGTTTGCCTATATGTATATGTGGTGTAATGCTTCaggtcagattttcaccgatgtGGTTGGGAGCCCATACTATGTTGCACCGGAGgttcttttgaagaattatgGTCCAGAAGCAGATGTATGGACAGCAGGGGTGATACTATACATATTACTGAGCGGGGTGCCACCATTTTGGGCTGGTAAGTTGTCATTATTCAAATATCAAATCCATATTCATGTGCAAGTATTGATGGTTATCCCGATTGTTCAGAAAATCAACAGGGAATATTTGATGCGGTTTTAAAGGGACACATAGATTTCAATTCTGACCCTTGGCCATTGATATCTGAAAGTGCTAAGGATCTTATCCGAAAGATGTTATGCATGAGACCTTCAGACCGGTTGACTGCCCATGAAGTATTGTGTATGTTTTCTTCCCCTAGATGGTCGGAGCTACTGTTATTTGTTTAAAGTTGAGTTCCTCATCTGTCTTTCGTTTCTTCTTAATGTTTTTTCTTTGTGTGACGTTCTCTAGAGCATGTGTACATTGTCATTGATCAATTGGGAGACCTTTTACTGATCTATTCTAGAGCAGCTTGAATTTCTGTAAACCGAGATTTCCACTGTTGAAATATCTAATCACTCAAGTAATTGCTGTATTTTTTTAGATAATTTCTACTTTTAGTGTCATAAAAAATAACGACAACTTTGTGATTATTTGGATGTTTTCTATCAGTTGATGTTTCCTGCTATAGTGAAACAGTGATGTTTGAAACTTCCTTTCATGCCATTGACTATGGTTTTTGTGTGATCGTGATCTTATAATCCTtgtcttatcacatatcaaATATGTAGGCCACCCTTGGATATGTGAAAATGGTGTTGCACCTGACAAATCCCTGGATCCAGCCGTACTTTCCCGCCTTAAACAGTTTTCTGCTAtgaataaattgaagaaaatggCTTTGCGGGTATGCTATTTACCTGATATGAAATCTATAATATTGATCTTTCAATGGCTTTGTCAACTGGAAATTTTGTCATGTGAAGATGTCTTGAGAATATGTTTATCTTCTTTTTCAGTCTGTGGAACCATATCGATGCAAATATTACTCACACGTCTACTGAAACCTGATGATCAAAGCATTTGTTTATGAAATGAAAACAAATTTTCAGGTGATAGCTGAAAGCTTGTCTGAAGAGGAGATTGCTGGCTTGACAGAGATGTTTAGAGCCATGGACACTGATAATAGTGGTGCAATCACATTTGATGAGCTCAAAGCTGGTTTAAGAAAATATGGATCAACATTAAAAGATACAGAAATTCGTGATCTCATGGATGCAGTATGGTTACTTCTTCTCAACAATATATGTTCTTTGCCTAATTTCCTTTTTCATCCAGTCATGGCATTTGCAGTTTTCGGTTTTCCAGATTTATACCTCAGTATGTCATTTTTCTTCATGTACTCATGATTAAAATGGTCAAAGATAAAAGATTCAGCAGGATATGCCtagaattttttaaaagaattttttaaACAAGGATGTGCCTGGATTTTCTTCGATCTTGTTGCCAAGACTTCATGCTAACTGAATCCAGTAGTTCAGGTTCTCCAAAAGCTAGAAATCTTAGTGGTGGTTACATTCCTTACCAAAAATGAAATTCATTATACGCTGGATATTTATGTTGTCTTATTCGTAGTGTCATCTTCCTCCTTGATAAATTGATGCATGCCAACCATCAGTTCGGTATTGGATTTGTGGCCATTATTGtttctttattattttcacGGTTGCAGGCTGATGTAGACAATAGTGGAACAATTGACTATGGTGAATTTATAGCAGCAACAATTCATTTGAATAAACTAGAGCGCGAGGAACATCTTTTGGCAGCATTTCAATATTTTGACAAGGATGGGAGTGGTTATATTACAGTTGATGAACTTCAACAAGCTTGTGTTGAGCATGGTATGACAGATGTTTTCCTTGAAGATATTATCAAAGAAGTCGATCAAGACAACGTAAGCCCCCTTAGCATCATGGCCTGTCTTGGTTCCTTTGTTGAGAATGTGGAACACTGCAAGTCAGAAATGTTGCCTGTATACTATGTACAACTTATCTGTATATGTATTCAGCCCTTATCTCTTACTCTGGCTTCAAGGTTTTTCAAAAGGAATTCAATTGAACTGTAATATCATTTACCATTTCATTGATGTAGTCTAGTTTGTGTACTTACACAGACTCAGGAAGATTTTACTTCATGAAATGGTGTGCAaacatattattaattttatttttacaagaaactgatatttttattgaattttccATTATTCCTTTAtaccatttttcttttaaacaagTTATTATGCTTTACTATATGcaatttatcatattttaacAGTTAGTGGGTACTATGTTGATGTAGACTAGTTGTAAGCAGTACTTCCATGATTTGGAAATGAGCTAGAGATGCTTAAGGACTGGAGCCGTTGTGCCTCTTAGATCGTATTTGTTCTATTCAGGAGGTTTTGACCTTCCTATTACTTTATTCGATGGGTTGTATATAGTTAACTTTTGAATACATGTTCGTACAGGATGGAAGGATTGATTATGGGGAGTTTGTTGCTATGATGACTAAAGGAAATGGCGTTGGGAGGCGAACTATGCGGAACAGCTTAAATATTAGCATGAGAGATGCCCTGGGAGCTCTAACTTCATAATTCAAAGCCTCTTTTACAGGTAGTTGCCTGTTTTTCTGCCATGTTACTTTCTTACTTTATGAGGACATCATATGTAATTAATGAATACTGCAAGAAAACGCACATTAGCAACTGAAGTAATATGGAAATTGTTTTCACTAATGTGATCAGTTTACAATGAAAAACTTGTATTGTTTTTAATATATGCATGTCCGTTgatttttgtgaaaaagaaattaaAGAATGTAACGCACGTGGcttgttttatatgttgaagaGATTAATATGCCACTAGTTAAAATGTCAGCTTGAAAACTCAACTTTCCATTAACCCTTTTGTTATTTTCTTCACTTTCATTTCTGGAGATTCATATAATTAGTCATATCCGAGCTGCTATAGCTACATTGTGTATACGCCTATCATCGTCATGTTATGATAAATCTAATGTTGTCTTATACTTAGTTTCCAATCTATCTAAGGGATATATATTATATCGTAACCTAACAGGTGGTCGAGAAGGTACCAACAATCAGCAGTATCTCTGGGGAATTCCTTGTTGTGCAGTTTATCTGTTTGTATCAGATTGAGTTACAAATTACTGAAGTTGTTTTGCTGTTAAAGAGCAGGGAATACTCATATGTATTGATTTAAAGATTCTTTATTTGTGTTGGTGATTTGTTGCATTATTGGGTAGATGCTGGGTAACTATCCCATGTATGTACAAAATTTTCCAGACCTCTTGTTGCCATGGAGATAGAATGAGAACTTTAGAAACAACTCCATGAATTGGTACTGTATGAAATGTGCCATAAACATGCCACATGGCAAGATCTTCTGACCCATGTGAGAGTCGAATGTCAGGGAAATAACATGTGCAAGAAGGGAAATCCACAGTCCACACCAATAAGGTAGGGGTAGTGCTTTGCTTGGATCAATTGAATGACTTCCgagctttgtttttttttttttttttggtgtgtATTCTAGAAGAAATTAAATGCTATACCTTTTTATAAGGCTAGAGATTTAATGATAATAATGACACCACAATACTTCAATGCTGCAACTAACTAATATCCCAAGTCAAAGATAACTTCTGGTGAGGGCAGGTTTAAAGGTTTCATCTCCTATTTTTATATTGTTGAGATGAGGTTGTAGATTTCATATTGAAATCTAAATTTTTtagtttattaaataattttgcatttaaaaaatagagtaataaaataaaattaaaaaatttacattattttaaaaatataataacacTTAATTAAATTTTAGAGCATAACTCTAAAATacagataattaaaaataaaagaaaaaaacttGTGTCAGACgttctcacgggtcatattttgtgagacaagtcttttatttgagtcatccataaaaaatattattttatatgttaagagtattattgtgaatatcgatagggttgacccgtctcacagataaagtttCGTAAGGAGACctactcaaaataaaaataggcATAACTAAAAAATTTACATGAATAAAAAGTAGATGAATATCATCCTCATTTAAAATCTAAATATATTCGATCAAATTCTTTGAaagcataaataattaaaaaataacataactaaaaaacaaaacaaacataATTATCATAGGATTTTTAATATAAgtgaattattaatttttttttttattttttacaagtttttactattttctaaaatttgttaaaaattaattataataagaTTTTTATAGTTGCTGATCTTCACACGACCTGAAAAATCTGGCTGTTAACACATagagtgtgtttggttgagtggattaaataaggatagattaatagtccaatatttatcgttaaaattttaagttgttttaataatcattttgacccggtttaagatccaattttatggataactatttgattaataaaattggatcttaaaccgggtcaaaatgattattaaaacatcttaaaattttaacgatatatATTgaactattaatctatccttatttaatccacttaACAAAACACACCCATATAGGGTCTCTGCGCAGAACCCACAATCATCCTCACACTTAAAAACATCTGCGTACGAGGTCCGAGGATATTCATCGGCCCTTGTACATGCTCTAAGTGGGCACCTAAATGCACCACATTTTCTTAGGTGCGTGCGCTGGTGTGTGATCATCTgaattcaaaacaaaaaataCTAACAGACTTTAGTTCAGATGTTCACGAGAATATCTTGTATTAACACGAGATCATTTGTTTGTCCCGATGAGCTGGCCTGGTAAACTAAAAGTTGCGGCAGCCATCGAAGACTTGGTTTACATTTGAGAAAA is a window encoding:
- the LOC140813479 gene encoding calcium-dependent protein kinase 26 produces the protein MGNTCRGSFRSTPLQGYNQPEDQSNSEQNTASNSSDSCSPTVNSQHIVDTQQNHKKDPNLPALTSPRKESVMNRGANNQAYFVLGHKTPNIRDLYTLGRKLGQGQFGTTFLCTELSTGIEYACKSISKRKLISREDVEDVRREIQIMHHLAGHKNIVTIIGAYEDPLYVHIVMELCAGGELFDRIIQRGHYSERKAAELTKIVVGVVEACHSLGVMHRDLKPENFLLVNKDDDFSLKAIDFGLSVFFKPGQIFTDVVGSPYYVAPEVLLKNYGPEADVWTAGVILYILLSGVPPFWAENQQGIFDAVLKGHIDFNSDPWPLISESAKDLIRKMLCMRPSDRLTAHEVLCHPWICENGVAPDKSLDPAVLSRLKQFSAMNKLKKMALRVIAESLSEEEIAGLTEMFRAMDTDNSGAITFDELKAGLRKYGSTLKDTEIRDLMDAADVDNSGTIDYGEFIAATIHLNKLEREEHLLAAFQYFDKDGSGYITVDELQQACVEHGMTDVFLEDIIKEVDQDNDGRIDYGEFVAMMTKGNGVGRRTMRNSLNISMRDALGALTS